The Natronosporangium hydrolyticum nucleotide sequence CGAACGTCACCCTGCACTTCACCCCGGTCGGATCGAGTTGGATCAACCAGATCGAGACCTGGTTCGGGCTCATCACCAGGCAGGCCATCCGGCGGGGCACGTTCACCTCGGTCAACGCCCTGATCGCCCGTATCCGCGCCTACGTCGAACACTGGAACACCGACGCCAAGCCGTTCGTATGGACCGCCACCGCCGGCCAGATCCTCGCCAAGGTCCGCTGGACCGAGACCAACGTCAAGCAACTCGTAGCGGACAACTCAAAGTAACGCAAACAGGATCACGGAACACTAGCTCCTCATACTCGAGAATGCCGCTACGTATTCTTTGCCCGCCGCAGTAACGGCAGCACTGACCGCACGCCCTTCCTCGGTCTTGAGATACTCCTGCCAGGCTTCCCGCTCGGCCGACCCCCACTCATTACTGGGGATAGGCTCGCCGGTCTCTGGCACGAGCAGCTCTTGGGGAAGGTCCAATGGCGCGTTTCGCCTGATCGCCTCAGCCGCCAGCACCTCAGCGGTTACTTGGCTCCCACGCCGCACTTCCACGAACCGCCGCTCCAGCTCCGCCTCAGACATCTCCCGCTCACTCTCGAATGACCCCTCGGGGTTCAGTACGAGCGCAGCAGCCAACCCCGCAGCCCGAAGTCCTGGGTGTGGGGCAAGGAGGAGGACTTCGCTCATCGCGCGTTCGCTCATCAACCTCGCCTCCACTAACGCCAGTCGCTCCTCCAGTTCGAGACGCTCATTATCCAGGAGACCATTGTCAAGCGCGCCGATCACCTCACCGGATCTATGCGCGAGTTCGTCCACCCGGCTGAGGCGAGATTCGAGGGTGGATGTCGCGTCATCCTCACCAGCAAGGTAATACTCATACATGTCGAACGTGTATTCGTACTGTGCGGCTCTCACTGTGTGTTGCGCCACCTCATCTCGGCCAAGATCCTTCAGGAGGAGTTCAAGGTCGGTCTTATGGCGCGTGATGATCTCCTGCCGGGCCTCGACCGGATAGGTGGCATCAATGCCCCAAGCTCCGGCAGTTCCCGGCTCGTCCACAAAGACATTCTCATTTACGTCTTCGATGTAGGTGGCGATGATGGCCGCGACCGGCTCTCTGATTGCCGAGGGCATCAGGTCACCGCCCGGCCTCGGGTCGACGGCGTTTAGCCCATAGACGATCTGCTCAGCAATCAGGACGGCGCGTTCATCGGATGGGTCCCCGACAACGGAGGCCTCCAACATCCGACCCAGGGCGGCGTGGCCCGGGTTGTGCTCACTCCAGTCGTTGGCCCACCCACTCGGGTCACGCAACGCGAAGGGGTCGCCGAAGTCGGCGAACCACTCGCGCTCCGTGAGCAGGTGTTGCAGCCGCGGTAGGCGCTGCTCGTAGATTTCGTTACCGTCCCGATCGAGGATTGGGTTCCCCTCGTCGTCGGTGAGCAAGGCGAACGCGTCTCCGCCTTCATAGGTTCCGGTCAGGACAGTCTTGGCAGCCTCGGGATTGCGTTCTAACGCACTCATGAGCCCGTGCATCGGGTCGAAGCCGGCGATCGCTTGCGGATCGTCCCACTCACCGCTCCAGTCCAGCCGGACCCAGTGATTGGTGTCGGTGCCCAGGAACGGATCGAGCCCGGCGAGGTCGTGGATGCTGGTCCAGACCCCGCTGCCGCCATGCGCCATCTCGAACTCGATCATGTCACTGCCGATCCGGTCTAGGAAGTGCTGATCGTAGTCGCCGTGGTGCAGCAATGGACCCAGCAATTGGTAGCCGTAGACCTCCGGCACGCCGTTCGCCCACTCACCGCCCAATTCGAAGGTAGCTTTGCCTGCTTCCTGCAGCCCATCGATCCAGTCAGGGCCTAGTGTTCCGTGATCCTGTTTGCGTTACTTTGAGTTGTCCGCTACGAGTTGCTTGACGTTGGTCTCGGTCCAGCGGACCTTGGCGAGGATCTGGCCGGCGGTGGCGGTCCATACAAACGGCTTGGCGTCGGTGTTCCAGTGTTCGACGTAGGCGCGGATACGGGCGATCAGGGCGTTGACCGAGGTGAACGTGCCCCGCCGGATGGCCTGCCTGGTGATGAGCCCGAACCAGGTCTCGATCTGGTTGATCCAACTCGATCCGACCGGGGTGAAGTGCAGGGTGACGTTCGGGTTGCGCTCCAGCCATGCCTTCACCTCGGGGGTGGTGTGGGTGGACAGGTTGTCCAGCACGACGTGGATCTGCTTGCCAGCGTGCGGCTTGACCGCCTTGCGCAGGAACGCCAGGAACGCCTCGCCGGTGCGGCGCGGGTAGCAGCCGGCGGTCACCTGCCCCGTGCCGACATCGAGTGCGGCGAACAGGTTCGTGGTGCCGTGCCGGACGTAGTCGTGGGTGCGTTTCTCGGTCAGCCCGAAGTCGATCGGCAGCATCGGCTGGGTACGGTCGAGCGCCTGGACCTGCGTCTTCTCGTCGATCGACAGGACGACCGCTCCGGCCGGCGGGTCCAGATACAGCCCGACCACGTCGGCGACCTTCTCGGCGAACCGTGGATCCTTCGACAGCTTGAACGTGCCCTGCAGGTGCGGCTTGAGGTCATGCTCACGCCACAGCCGGGCCACGTAGTGCCAGGACACCGGCACACCCTCAGTCCGCCTGATGTAGCCGGCCATCTGACGACTCGACCAGTGCGACAGCCCGGTTTCGGCCGGTGGACTGGTCCGGCTCAGCGCCAGGATCCGGGCACGCACCCGGGCGGGCACCTGTTGCCTGGGCCCGCCCCGCTTTTGCTCCTCCAGACCCGCCAGCCCTTCGGCCTCGTACCGACCCACCCAGCGATCCACAGTAGGCAGCGACACGCCAGCCAACGCCGCCACGTCCTTGCGCCTTCTTCCCTCGGCCATCCACAACACGATCCGAGCCCGGGTCGCGACCGCTCCGGACACGTCCCGGCTGTTGATCACAGCCCGAAGCTCGGCGGTCTGTTCCTGCGTCAACTCCACCCCACCAGCATCGACCACCGACATCACAACCGAGTCAACGACACATCAAGATAACGCTAACAGGATCACGAGACACTAGTAGGTACGCTGCTCACCAGCATCCGTACGCACGCGTCCACGATCTCCCCCAACTCAATCCATCTGAGCAGCAGGAGGTTCTCTTAACGTGCGAAGCTTTGAAAAGTAGATCGGAAATGCTGCTATGGCTACTCCGGTTGCTCCCAGCCACAGAGCAGCTCCGAGGCCAGCGTACTCTCCAATGAATCCCGCCAGCGCGGCCCCTCCGGAAAGCGACCCAACGATCAGCATCCTTGTACTGGCAGTGACACGACCCAGTAGACGATTTGGTGTTACGGTCTGACGCAGCGTGACCATAAGGACATTAGTCAATCCTACGCGATATCCCAGAATAAACCACGCCGAAGAGGCAACCAGGTGCATGAGGCCCGGAGACACGAAGGGGACAAGAAAGGCGGCCGGTCCGGCAATTCCGCCGACCATCCATAGCGCTCGGCCAAACCCAACGACATCAACCAATCGCCGAGCGGTCGCAGCTCCGGCCAGCCCTCCCGCACCTCCGGCTGCCAACAGAAACCCTAGTTCAACGCTACTTAAGCCATACTCGCGAAAGACGACTGGCATTATGATAATAAGCATATATGTCGCAAAGTTCAACAGAGTGCCCATAGCCACCATGACACGCAGATAGCTATTGGCTATTACGAAGGTGACCCCGTCTCTCACCTGCTGGAAAATGCTTTCCTTCTTCGCCGCTGATGGCCCGCGTCCATCTCCCCTAACTCTGAGCAACAGTAAGCCAGACGCCACGTGGCTAAAGGCTGTTAGGAGAACTGTCGCCGGTGCAGTTACTAGCTGAACCAAAGCACCACCCGCTGCCGGGCCAGTAACGCTTGCCCCCGCTTCCCAGCTAGCCAGTTTCGAGTTCGCAGACACTAAGAAACGTCGGTCAACCAGCTCAGGAAGGAAACTCTGGGCCGAGACGTCGAAGAGTACCGTTGCAACACCGAACACAAAGACAACTACCAGCATCCAGCTTATGGAAAGCCACCCGTACCACCCAGCCACTGCTATATAGAGCAATGCAGCGCCACGAGTAAACTCGGCGCCGATCATAAGACGGCGCCTGTGTAAGCGATCAGCCATCACCCCGGCCGGAAGGCTCATTATCAACGTGGAAACTGTCGCAGCTACCCCCACCAATCCAGCTTCTATGGGCGATGCCTGCAATGTGAGAACAGCCACAAGAGGTATTGCAATGTAACCGACCTGAGTGCCGGCCTTGCTAACCGCCCAAGCTAGAAAGTATATGCCGAATGGCCTATTTCTAAGAAGCGAGGCCGATGCCTCTCGGCCAACTCTATCATTCTGTTCTGTGTGCACTGAAGTGGATTCCTATTGGTTTGTCGCGCGAATCTGCTCAGCAATCTCACTTAGCTCGTCATCACTCGCAGGAGGGCCGTCATGAGAAGATACGTAGCCTTGGTAGGTGTCGAAGGTCGTTTTGACATTCGAATGAATCGGCCTCCAACGATCCTTAAGCTCCGCTGTTCCGTGTAGTGGAAATAGCTTTGCGTGCAAATGGTCGACTCCGTATCCCTCGTAGACTATTGCTGTCCGTGCTACATCGGGGAACGCCGTGTCGAGTAGCTGGGCTACCTCAACGGCGGCGAGTTGGAGCCCAGCGGACACTTCGGCGGGCGCTGTTGCCACGTAGCTGGTGTAGTGTTCGATTGGAATGACGACAGTTGCTCCTGGAGTGTTGGGATAGATGGAGAGAAAGGCCACGTAATTCGCGGAACGCCAAATCATCTTCGCCTGACGTTCACCCATCGCAATCTCGCAGAATATACAGCCATTCATAAGTTGACCCTGTCTCGGAATCCTAGTGTTCCGTGATCCTGTTTGCGTTACTTTGAGTTGTCCGCTACGAGTTGCTTGACGTTGGTCTCGGTCCAGCGGACCTTGGCGAGGATCTGGCCGGCGGTGGCGGTCCATACAAACGGCTTGGCGTCGGTGTTCCAGTGTTCGACGTAGGCGCGGATACGGGCGATCAGGGCGTTGACCGAGGTGAACGTGCCCCGCCGGATGGCCTGCCTGGTGATGAGCCCGAACCAGGTCTCGATCTGGTTGATCCAACTCGATCCGACCGGGGTGAAGTGCAGGGTGACGTTCGGGTTGCGCTCCAGCCATGCCTTCACCTCGGGGGTGGTGTGGGTGGACAGGTTGTCCAGCACGACGTGGATCTGCTTGCCAGCGTGCGGCTTGACCGCCTTGCGCAGGAACGCCAGGAACGCCTCGCCGGTGCGGCGCGGGTAGCAGCCGGCGGTCACCTGCCCCGTGCCGACATCGAGTGCGGCGAACAGGTTCGTGGTGCCGTGCCGGACGTAGTCGTGGGTGCGTTTCTCGGTCAGCCCGAAGTCGATCGGCAGCATCGGCTGGGTACGGTCGAGCGCC carries:
- a CDS encoding IS630 family transposase yields the protein MELTQEQTAELRAVINSRDVSGAVATRARIVLWMAEGRRRKDVAALAGVSLPTVDRWVGRYEAEGLAGLEEQKRGGPRQQVPARVRARILALSRTSPPAETGLSHWSSRQMAGYIRRTEGVPVSWHYVARLWREHDLKPHLQGTFKLSKDPRFAEKVADVVGLYLDPPAGAVVLSIDEKTQVQALDRTQPMLPIDFGLTEKRTHDYVRHGTTNLFAALDVGTGQVTAGCYPRRTGEAFLAFLRKAVKPHAGKQIHVVLDNLSTHTTPEVKAWLERNPNVTLHFTPVGSSWINQIETWFGLITRQAIRRGTFTSVNALIARIRAYVEHWNTDAKPFVWTATAGQILAKVRWTETNVKQLVADNSK
- a CDS encoding MFS transporter; the encoded protein is MHTEQNDRVGREASASLLRNRPFGIYFLAWAVSKAGTQVGYIAIPLVAVLTLQASPIEAGLVGVAATVSTLIMSLPAGVMADRLHRRRLMIGAEFTRGAALLYIAVAGWYGWLSISWMLVVVFVFGVATVLFDVSAQSFLPELVDRRFLVSANSKLASWEAGASVTGPAAGGALVQLVTAPATVLLTAFSHVASGLLLLRVRGDGRGPSAAKKESIFQQVRDGVTFVIANSYLRVMVAMGTLLNFATYMLIIIMPVVFREYGLSSVELGFLLAAGGAGGLAGAATARRLVDVVGFGRALWMVGGIAGPAAFLVPFVSPGLMHLVASSAWFILGYRVGLTNVLMVTLRQTVTPNRLLGRVTASTRMLIVGSLSGGAALAGFIGEYAGLGAALWLGATGVAIAAFPIYFSKLRTLREPPAAQMD
- a CDS encoding HIT family protein, with translation MGERQAKMIWRSANYVAFLSIYPNTPGATVVIPIEHYTSYVATAPAEVSAGLQLAAVEVAQLLDTAFPDVARTAIVYEGYGVDHLHAKLFPLHGTAELKDRWRPIHSNVKTTFDTYQGYVSSHDGPPASDDELSEIAEQIRATNQ
- a CDS encoding IS630 family transposase yields the protein MELTQEQTAELRAVINSRDVSGAVATRARIVLWMAEGRRRKDVAALAGVSLPTVDRWVGRYEAEGLAGLEEQKRGGPRQQVPARVRARILALSRTSPPAETGLSHWSSRQMAGYIRRTEGVPVSWHYVARLWREHDLKPHLQGTFKLSKDPRFAEKVADVVGLYLDPPAGAVVLSIDEKTQVQALDRTQPMLPIDFGLTEKRTHDYVRHGTTNLFAALDVGTGQVTAGCYPRRTGEAFLAFLRKAVKPHAGKQIHVVLDNLSTHTTPEVKAWLERNPNVTLHFTPVGSSWINQIETWFGLITRQAIRRGTFTSVNALIARIRAYVEHWNTDAKPFVWTATAGQILAKVRWTETNVKQLVADNSK